One part of the Mariniblastus fucicola genome encodes these proteins:
- a CDS encoding ribonucleotide-diphosphate reductase subunit beta, with protein MATDIRDKAAAEAAKTKRVDASEKRLINCHQVDVNQLMPLKYKWAWEHYDNGCANHWMPTEVPMNKDIEIWKSDTLTADERHVIMRNLGFFSTAESLVGNNLVLAIFKHITNAECRQYLLRQAFEEAVHSHTFLYVVESLGLDEGEVFNMYNEVPAIARKDAFEMELTREVLDPDFTTETFEGAQALLKNLIGFYLIMEGIFFYTGFVMILSFHRRNLMKGIGEQFQYILRDESIHLNFGIDLINGIKSENPELWTPEFQQQMVDRVRESVELELEYAKDCLPNGVLGLNAELFRDYVQYVADRRLERIGLPVQYNSPNPFPWMSETMDLAKEKNFFETRVTEYQTGGKLDWD; from the coding sequence ATGGCTACGGACATTCGAGATAAAGCAGCTGCAGAAGCAGCCAAAACCAAACGTGTTGACGCCAGTGAAAAGCGGCTGATCAACTGCCATCAGGTTGACGTCAACCAGCTCATGCCCCTGAAGTACAAGTGGGCGTGGGAGCACTACGACAACGGTTGCGCCAATCACTGGATGCCGACCGAAGTTCCGATGAACAAGGATATCGAGATCTGGAAGTCGGACACGCTGACTGCGGATGAACGACACGTGATCATGCGAAACCTCGGTTTCTTTTCAACGGCCGAGAGCCTGGTCGGAAACAACCTTGTGCTGGCGATTTTCAAGCACATCACGAACGCGGAGTGCCGCCAGTACCTGCTTCGTCAGGCGTTTGAGGAAGCGGTGCACTCTCACACGTTCCTGTACGTGGTTGAAAGTCTTGGACTGGACGAAGGCGAAGTCTTCAACATGTACAACGAAGTCCCTGCGATCGCTCGCAAGGATGCATTTGAGATGGAACTTACGCGGGAAGTTCTCGATCCTGACTTCACGACGGAAACGTTCGAAGGCGCTCAGGCGTTGTTGAAGAATCTGATCGGTTTCTACCTGATCATGGAAGGCATTTTCTTCTACACCGGATTTGTAATGATCCTGTCGTTCCATCGTCGCAACCTGATGAAGGGAATTGGCGAACAGTTCCAGTACATCTTGCGGGACGAATCGATTCACCTGAACTTCGGCATCGATTTGATCAACGGCATCAAGTCAGAAAACCCTGAACTGTGGACGCCTGAGTTCCAACAGCAAATGGTGGATCGCGTTCGCGAATCGGTTGAGCTGGAACTTGAGTATGCGAAGGACTGCTTGCCGAACGGTGTGCTTGGGCTCAACGCAGAACTTTTCCGTGATTACGTTCAGTACGTTGCGGACCGTCGTTTGGAAAGAATCGGTTTGCCGGTTCAGTACAACAGCCCGAATCCATTCCCATGGATGAGCGAAACAATGGACCTCGCCAAAGAGAAGAATTTCTTTGAAACGCGAGTCACTGAATACCAGACCGGCGGCAAGCTGGACTGGGACTGA
- a CDS encoding ribonucleoside-diphosphate reductase subunit alpha, with the protein MSETLNNQNGIVGNAVVVMNVTKRDGRQVSFNESLISQAIEKAFCADLNLKSVTDLSEAQRTRIHDITRNVVETAKPLSLAKDGISVEKIQDVVEAELMKNQYFSVARRYILYRAEHNKIRQLRAEERMENPQAFPSMMVNRDGQLENLDFQRLREQISTACEGLEETCSAEELFVEVQKQFFNGITPREIARCMVLAARARIENDPDYDTVASRLVLNIIYRESLGKSSATRDVIERYRNQFDDYIAEGIEAERLSPELSNFDLDRLASIIVPERDALFPYLGLQTIYDRYLLHIEGRRFESPQYFWMRVAMGLSINEADRNERAIEFYNILSTFRFTSATPTLFNAGTLHPQLSSCYLSTVSDDLDSIFKQIGDNARLSKWAGGLGNDWTNIRATNSHIKGTNGQSQGVIPFLKVVSDTAVAVNQGGKRKGAVCSYLETWHLDIEEFLDLRKNTGDDRRRTHDMHTANWIPDLFMRRVHEEGQWTLFSPDEVPDLHDLYGKAFEERYTYYEQQAAEGKLRLSRTIPAQDLWRKMLTRVFETGHPWITFKDPSNVRSPQDHCGVVHSSNLCTEILLNTSADETAVCNLGSINMLNHITEGELDLEKLEETINTAVRMLDNVIDINFYPTEEAKNANHRHRPVGLGLMGFQDALSACGISYASDEGVEFADRSMEAISWFALMASSRLAGERGTYSSYEGSKWDRGLLPIDTVATLEEERGMAIDMDKSTTMDWSVVRKQIKKHGMRNSNVMAIAPTATISTIIGVTQSIEPTYKHLFVKSNLSGEFVQLNVKLVNELKERDLWCDELLEAIKYYDGSLGDIPGLPEDIKGRFATAFEIEPQWLIKAASRRQKWIDMGQSLNLYLGQPSGRRLDEMYKYAWVAGLKTTYYLRSLGATQVEKSTVDINKFGVQPRWMKNSSSSSDIAVERQPEVQACSIDDPDCEACQ; encoded by the coding sequence ATGTCGGAAACACTCAACAATCAAAATGGAATCGTTGGCAACGCGGTCGTAGTCATGAACGTAACCAAGCGTGATGGTCGGCAAGTCTCGTTTAACGAGAGTTTGATCAGTCAGGCGATTGAGAAAGCTTTTTGTGCGGACCTGAATCTCAAAAGCGTAACGGATCTTTCCGAGGCTCAGAGAACGCGGATCCACGACATCACTCGCAATGTTGTTGAAACGGCCAAGCCTCTTTCGTTGGCGAAAGACGGCATCAGCGTCGAGAAGATTCAGGATGTTGTCGAAGCGGAGCTGATGAAGAACCAATACTTCTCAGTGGCACGCCGCTATATTCTCTATCGTGCTGAGCACAACAAGATTCGTCAGTTGCGTGCTGAAGAGCGGATGGAGAATCCACAAGCGTTCCCATCGATGATGGTTAATCGCGATGGCCAGTTGGAAAACCTTGACTTCCAACGACTTCGCGAACAGATTTCGACGGCCTGCGAGGGACTGGAAGAAACCTGCTCGGCGGAAGAACTGTTCGTCGAAGTTCAAAAGCAGTTCTTCAACGGAATCACGCCGCGTGAGATTGCTCGCTGCATGGTCCTGGCTGCACGAGCACGTATCGAAAACGATCCGGACTACGACACCGTCGCCAGCCGGCTCGTTTTGAATATTATCTATCGCGAGTCGCTTGGCAAATCGAGTGCCACTCGTGACGTTATCGAGCGATATCGCAATCAGTTCGACGACTACATTGCCGAAGGCATCGAAGCCGAACGTCTCTCTCCAGAACTTTCCAACTTTGATTTGGACCGACTCGCGTCGATAATTGTACCTGAACGTGACGCACTGTTTCCTTACCTTGGTCTGCAAACGATTTACGATCGTTACCTGTTGCACATCGAAGGCCGACGTTTCGAGTCACCCCAGTATTTCTGGATGCGTGTCGCGATGGGTCTTTCGATCAACGAAGCGGATCGCAACGAGCGGGCGATTGAGTTCTACAACATCCTTTCGACGTTTCGTTTCACTTCAGCGACGCCGACTCTGTTCAACGCGGGAACTCTGCATCCACAGCTTAGTTCTTGCTATCTGAGTACGGTTTCTGATGATTTGGACAGCATCTTCAAGCAAATTGGCGACAACGCCCGTCTTTCGAAGTGGGCAGGCGGCCTTGGCAACGACTGGACAAACATTCGTGCAACGAATTCGCACATCAAGGGAACCAACGGTCAGAGCCAGGGAGTGATTCCGTTCCTGAAAGTCGTCAGCGACACTGCGGTTGCGGTGAACCAGGGCGGCAAACGCAAAGGAGCAGTTTGCTCTTACCTTGAAACCTGGCACCTTGACATCGAAGAGTTCCTCGATCTTCGCAAGAACACGGGTGACGATCGTCGTCGTACGCACGACATGCACACTGCGAACTGGATTCCTGACTTGTTCATGCGTCGCGTGCACGAAGAAGGCCAGTGGACACTGTTCAGCCCGGACGAAGTTCCGGATTTGCACGACTTGTACGGCAAGGCTTTCGAGGAACGCTACACGTACTACGAACAGCAAGCTGCTGAAGGCAAACTGCGTCTTTCGCGCACCATTCCTGCCCAGGACCTGTGGCGAAAAATGCTTACTCGCGTTTTTGAAACGGGTCATCCGTGGATTACTTTCAAGGATCCGTCAAATGTTCGTTCGCCTCAGGATCACTGTGGCGTCGTTCACAGCAGCAACCTGTGTACGGAAATTTTGCTGAACACGTCGGCAGACGAAACGGCTGTTTGCAACCTTGGCTCGATCAACATGCTCAACCACATCACCGAAGGTGAGCTTGATCTTGAGAAACTTGAAGAGACGATCAATACCGCGGTCCGCATGTTGGACAACGTGATTGACATCAACTTCTACCCAACAGAAGAAGCCAAAAACGCGAACCATCGCCATCGTCCGGTTGGGCTTGGCTTGATGGGTTTCCAGGACGCTCTTTCGGCTTGTGGAATTAGCTACGCCAGCGACGAAGGCGTCGAGTTCGCCGATCGCAGCATGGAAGCCATCTCATGGTTTGCACTGATGGCGTCGAGTCGTCTGGCGGGCGAGCGTGGGACTTATTCTTCTTACGAAGGGTCGAAATGGGATCGCGGACTGCTTCCGATCGACACCGTTGCGACCCTCGAAGAAGAGCGTGGTATGGCGATCGACATGGACAAGTCCACGACGATGGACTGGTCTGTAGTTCGTAAGCAAATCAAAAAACACGGCATGCGTAACAGCAATGTGATGGCGATTGCTCCGACCGCAACGATCTCCACGATCATTGGCGTGACTCAGTCGATCGAGCCGACTTACAAACACCTGTTTGTGAAGAGTAATCTTTCTGGCGAATTCGTTCAGCTGAACGTAAAACTGGTCAACGAGTTGAAAGAACGCGATCTTTGGTGCGACGAGTTGCTTGAAGCGATCAAGTATTACGACGGTTCGCTCGGCGACATTCCGGGCTTGCCGGAAGACATCAAGGGTCGCTTTGCAACGGCTTTCGAGATCGAGCCACAGTGGCTGATCAAGGCTGCCAGTCGTCGACAGAAGTGGATCGACATGGGCCAGTCGTTGAACCTGTACCTTGGTCAACCCAGCGGTCGCAGACTGGACGAAATGTACAAGTATGCGTGGGTCGCTGGATTGAAGACGACTTATTACTTGCGTTCACTCGGAGCGACACAGGTTGAGAAATCAACGGTCGACATTAACAAGTTTGGAGTTCAGCCTCGCTGGATGAAGAACTCCAGCTCTTCGTCTGATATCGCGGTTGAGCGACAACCGGAAGTTCAAGCGTGCAGCATCGACGACCCTGACTGCGAAGCCTGTCAGTAA
- a CDS encoding glycosyltransferase family 2 protein encodes MSNPVAKLSNSTTQPDTDARFEEMLTRLRKCEGLVEQELDEYRSTETPVSEQDANETQRDYLLSIVIPVYNEEATVARVVSRVAALPLNSELVIVDDCSTDGTRAILGLVADLPQVQVILKDKNAGKGAALRTGFENATGDFIIVQDADLEYDPRDIPPIIQPLLRGEADIVYGSRFIGDVVHDESFIHRLGNAVLTQASNLFSGLNLTDMETCYKAFTREAMEAVDIEQERFGIEPEITAKLARRGFRFKEVPISFYESRGYDEGKKIGIKDLFNAFWCIGRYGISD; translated from the coding sequence ATGAGCAATCCAGTGGCGAAACTTTCGAATTCAACGACCCAACCTGACACCGACGCGCGTTTTGAAGAAATGCTTACCCGGCTGCGAAAATGCGAAGGGCTCGTCGAGCAGGAACTTGATGAGTACCGGTCGACGGAAACTCCCGTGTCGGAACAAGATGCGAACGAAACGCAGCGCGATTACCTTCTTTCGATCGTCATTCCGGTCTACAACGAAGAGGCAACCGTCGCACGAGTCGTTAGCCGCGTCGCCGCACTTCCTCTGAATTCCGAACTGGTTATTGTCGATGACTGCAGCACCGACGGCACGCGCGCGATCCTTGGATTGGTCGCTGATCTGCCGCAAGTCCAGGTTATCCTCAAAGACAAAAATGCGGGCAAGGGCGCCGCACTTCGAACCGGATTTGAAAATGCTACCGGTGATTTCATCATCGTGCAGGACGCGGATCTGGAGTACGACCCGCGCGACATTCCACCGATTATTCAGCCATTGCTTCGCGGCGAAGCGGACATCGTTTATGGCTCACGCTTCATCGGCGATGTCGTTCATGACGAATCGTTCATCCATCGACTCGGCAACGCAGTTCTAACGCAAGCTTCCAATCTGTTCAGCGGCTTGAACTTGACGGACATGGAAACGTGCTACAAAGCATTTACGCGTGAAGCGATGGAGGCCGTCGACATTGAACAGGAACGTTTTGGGATCGAACCGGAAATTACAGCCAAGCTGGCTCGACGCGGGTTTCGTTTCAAGGAAGTTCCGATCAGCTTTTATGAAAGCCGTGGTTACGACGAAGGTAAGAAGATCGGAATCAAGGATCTTTTCAATGCTTTCTGGTGCATCGGGCGGTACGGGATAAGCGACTGA
- a CDS encoding thiazole synthase: protein MATDAPTETESDAGDQSQFDATPLRIGSQVLNSRLILGSGKYDSFELMRDSIEASATDCVTLAVRREKLNDSSARNILDFLPYQELTLLPNTAGCYDAVTAVRCAKLGRAILEGLDNPGQSWVKLEVLGNSRTLLPDPFELLKATETLVADGFDVLCYSNDDPVVARRLKDAGAAAVMPAGSPIGSGLGIANENNQRIILAELKRGDPDYPVILDAGVGTASDAVIAMELGFDAVLLNSAVAKAKNPIKMSAAMRLAVNAGRLAFEAGRMPTSAYGSASSPELGVISDRKLQDS, encoded by the coding sequence ATGGCTACAGACGCACCAACCGAAACTGAATCTGACGCTGGGGACCAGTCGCAGTTTGACGCGACGCCATTGCGTATTGGATCGCAGGTCCTCAACAGCCGACTGATTCTGGGCTCGGGAAAATATGACTCATTTGAGTTGATGCGAGACTCGATCGAAGCTTCCGCGACGGATTGTGTGACGCTGGCTGTTCGACGCGAGAAACTGAACGACAGCTCCGCGCGAAACATTCTCGATTTCCTTCCCTATCAAGAACTGACTTTGTTGCCGAATACAGCGGGCTGCTACGACGCCGTCACCGCCGTCCGTTGTGCGAAGCTGGGCAGGGCGATCCTTGAAGGACTCGACAATCCCGGGCAAAGCTGGGTCAAACTGGAAGTCCTCGGGAACAGCAGAACGCTATTGCCGGATCCGTTTGAGCTGTTGAAAGCCACCGAGACGCTGGTTGCGGACGGTTTTGATGTGCTCTGTTATTCCAATGACGACCCGGTTGTCGCCAGGCGATTAAAAGATGCTGGCGCCGCGGCGGTAATGCCCGCAGGCAGCCCCATCGGTTCAGGGTTGGGCATCGCAAATGAGAACAATCAGCGAATCATTTTGGCCGAACTTAAAAGGGGTGATCCCGATTATCCCGTGATTCTTGACGCTGGTGTCGGTACGGCGAGCGATGCGGTTATCGCAATGGAATTGGGTTTTGACGCGGTACTTCTAAACAGTGCAGTCGCGAAAGCAAAAAATCCGATAAAAATGTCAGCTGCGATGCGTTTGGCCGTGAATGCAGGTCGACTGGCTTTTGAAGCAGGTCGAATGCCTACATCGGCTTACGGATCAGCCAGTAGCCCGGAGTTGGGGGTCATATCTGACCGCAAACTACAGGACAGTTAA
- a CDS encoding carboxypeptidase-like regulatory domain-containing protein, producing the protein MIKKRNKFQLGLMLVALPFVATAAASAHQWISSATPIAAPEAVTAVNASADRLHNITLNSNGGIEGRITSLKNSEGEGLADLKVYFVRNGKIAKEAVTDASGTFRIDNVADGAYSFVATGQNGFAAYGVNVVANNGSSKVNAMEAAAVSPRFAVVKEILENNLPQQIAAEILDGASNITDQLVGANRIKLQNGSLVGNIVPLFGEISAVEGTQVHIIQNDKQVARVQTDVNGDFSVADLEPGVYDFVAAGPTGIAAVSFQAIDEEGEIAAESVIDSDEIPVAIEPAAAAAALPFQDVVSADIPMEAASSLNVCTTCSNDAGFVGQQVSYAGQEVVYDGGYDAGAPIQYASEAVSCGGACGASCGSAGDFSGFSSCNSCGGAGGGRLFGGGSTGLRRLALLGGIAGAVIAIASDDDASPNSPN; encoded by the coding sequence ATGATTAAAAAACGGAACAAATTTCAGCTTGGGCTGATGCTTGTTGCTCTTCCTTTCGTAGCAACCGCAGCAGCTTCGGCTCATCAATGGATCTCTTCGGCGACTCCAATTGCAGCACCTGAGGCGGTGACCGCAGTGAACGCTTCAGCTGATCGTCTTCATAACATTACGCTTAACAGCAACGGTGGAATCGAAGGACGTATTACTTCGCTCAAAAATTCTGAAGGCGAAGGCCTTGCAGATTTGAAAGTCTACTTCGTTCGCAATGGAAAAATTGCCAAGGAAGCAGTGACTGATGCATCAGGTACATTCCGCATCGACAACGTTGCAGACGGTGCATACTCATTCGTCGCGACTGGCCAAAACGGTTTTGCTGCTTACGGCGTTAACGTTGTTGCCAACAACGGCAGCAGCAAAGTTAACGCGATGGAAGCCGCTGCTGTTTCTCCTCGCTTCGCTGTTGTTAAAGAGATTCTTGAAAACAACCTTCCTCAGCAAATCGCTGCTGAGATTCTTGACGGTGCTTCAAACATCACTGATCAGCTTGTTGGTGCTAACCGTATCAAGCTTCAGAACGGAAGCCTTGTCGGAAACATCGTTCCTTTGTTCGGCGAAATTTCAGCTGTAGAAGGAACACAAGTTCACATCATCCAGAACGACAAGCAAGTTGCTCGCGTTCAGACAGACGTTAACGGTGACTTCTCTGTTGCTGACCTTGAGCCTGGCGTTTACGACTTCGTAGCTGCTGGCCCAACTGGAATCGCTGCTGTCAGCTTCCAGGCTATCGACGAAGAAGGTGAAATCGCTGCTGAGTCAGTAATCGATTCAGACGAAATTCCAGTTGCGATCGAGCCAGCTGCTGCGGCCGCTGCTCTTCCTTTCCAGGACGTTGTCAGTGCAGACATCCCAATGGAAGCTGCATCATCTTTGAACGTTTGCACAACATGCTCAAACGACGCTGGCTTCGTTGGCCAACAGGTCAGCTACGCTGGTCAAGAAGTTGTCTACGACGGTGGCTACGATGCTGGTGCTCCTATCCAGTACGCATCTGAAGCAGTTAGCTGCGGCGGTGCATGTGGAGCATCTTGCGGTTCAGCAGGCGACTTCAGCGGATTCAGCAGCTGCAACAGCTGTGGTGGAGCCGGTGGCGGACGTCTCTTCGGTGGCGGATCAACTGGTCTTCGTCGTCTTGCTCTTCTGGGCGGAATCGCTGGAGCAGTCATCGCGATTGCTTCTGACGACGACGCAAGTCCTAACTCGCCGAACTAA